A region of the Aerosakkonema funiforme FACHB-1375 genome:
CCCTTGCATGAATTGCTTCTTTTGTCAACGTCAAGAATATTCCCTCTGCCCTAACTTAACTTGGAATAACGGCACATTTGCGGAATACTTGAAAATTCCGGCGGCGATCGTACAGCACAACCTCCTGTCCATCCCGGATGACTTGCCCGACGCCCTGGCATCGATGACAGAACCGCTGGCGTGCGTGCTGCATGGGGTAGCCCGTTCCAACGTGAAAGCGGGAGATCGCGTCGTGGTATTGGGAGATGGTGCGATCGGGTTGATGTTCGTAGCGGTTTTGGCGCATGGGGCATGGGGCAGAGAAAATTCTGCTCACCAATCCGCAATCCAAAATCCAGTTGACGTATTTTTATTTGGTGGGAACAACCAAAGGTTAGAGATTGGCAAAAAATTGGGTGCATCCCAAACTTTCAATTATCACCAAATTAGCGACATCCCAGCAGTGGTAAAAGAACTGACAGACGGATGGGGTGCGGATGTGGTGATCGAAGCAACGGGTGTGCCAGCCGTGTGGGAAAGTGCGATCGCAACTGCCCGTCCGGGTGCAACGGTTAACTTATTTGGAGGTTGTCCGCGAGATACAACCATTACAGTAAATACAGAACAACTCCACTACAGCGAACTGACTTTAAAAGGTGTATTTCACAACACGCCAACCTATGTGCGAGAGGCACTTTCCCTGCTCTCGCGTCGCATCATACCGTTTGAATTACTGATTAGCGAACATCGACCCCTGCAAGATTTAGAACAAGTGTTTCGCGATATGCGCGATCGCAAAGCGATTAAAGTAGCGATCGAACCGACAAAATCATGAAGGATGAGGCGCTAAAGATGAAATTGAAATTAATCTTTCTTTTGCCTTTTACCTTTTGCCTTTTTACTTCCAGAGTCAACGCCTTACCCGGTCAAACAACCGACCAAGTTGCCGCCTGGATTAAGGCGCACCCCACCCTGCGACCGAGTAGCGGCGAAACCTTGCTAGTACGCAAAAGCGATACCGCCGCAGTCAGATTTATATTTCAAGCTTCCGTCCTCGCACCGGGTATCGCCA
Encoded here:
- a CDS encoding zinc-dependent alcohol dehydrogenase, with translation MLAAVLYGQENLRLESVPDPIPGAGEVVIQVAAATTCGTDLKVWRRGGHARMLRPPTLFGHEASGRIVAVGENVSGWQVGDRVVANNSAPCMNCFFCQRQEYSLCPNLTWNNGTFAEYLKIPAAIVQHNLLSIPDDLPDALASMTEPLACVLHGVARSNVKAGDRVVVLGDGAIGLMFVAVLAHGAWGRENSAHQSAIQNPVDVFLFGGNNQRLEIGKKLGASQTFNYHQISDIPAVVKELTDGWGADVVIEATGVPAVWESAIATARPGATVNLFGGCPRDTTITVNTEQLHYSELTLKGVFHNTPTYVREALSLLSRRIIPFELLISEHRPLQDLEQVFRDMRDRKAIKVAIEPTKS